One window of the Macaca thibetana thibetana isolate TM-01 chromosome 1, ASM2454274v1, whole genome shotgun sequence genome contains the following:
- the PPFIA4 gene encoding liprin-alpha-4 isoform X7: MCEVMPTINEGDPLGPPLGADADANFEQLMVNMLDEREKLLESLRESQETLAATQSRLQDALHERDQLQRHLNSALPQEFATLTRELSMCREQLLEREEEISELKAERNNTRLLLEHLECLVSRHERSLRMTVVKRQAQSPSGVSSEVEVLKALKSLFEHHKALDEKVRERLRAALERVTTLEEQLAGAHQQVSALQQGAGVLDGAAEEEGTVELGPKRLWKEDAGRVEELQELLEKQNFELSQARERLVTLTATVTELEEDLGTARRDLIKSEELSSKHQRDLREALAQKEDMEERITTLEKRYLAAQREATSIHDLNDKLENELANKESLHRQAEERHGNIEEHLRQLEGQLEEKNQELARVRQREKMNEDHNKRLSDTVDRLLSESNERLQLHLKERMAALEEKNTLIQELESSQRQIEEQHHHKGRLSEEIEKLRQEVDQLKGRGGPFVDGVHSRSHMGSAADVRFSLGTTTHAPPGVHRRYSALREESAKDWETSPLPGMLAPAAAPAFDSDPEISDADEDEPGGLVGSADVVSPSGHSDAQTLAMMLQEQLDAINEEIRMIQEEKESTELRAEEIETRVTSGSMEALNLKQLRKRGSIPTSLTALSLASASPPLSGRSTPKLTSRSAAQDLDRMGVMTLPSDLRKHRRKLLSPVSREENREDKATIKCETSPPSSPRTLRLEKLGHPALSQEEGKSALEDQGSNPSSSNSSSQDSLHKGAKRKGIKSSIGRLFGKKEKGRLIQLSRDGATGHVLLTDSEFSMQEPMVPAKLGTQAEKDRRLKKKHQLLEDARRKGMPFAQWDGPTVVSWLELWVGMPAWYVAACRANVKSGAIMSALSDTEIQREIGISNALHRLKLRLAIQEMVSLTSPSAPPTSRTSSGNVWVTHEEMETLETSTKTDSEEGSWAQTLAYGDMNHEWIGNEWLPSLGLPQYRSYFMECLVDARMLDHLTKKDLRVHLKMVDSFHRTSLQYGIMCLKRLNYDRKELEKRREESQHEIKDVLVWTNDQVVHWVQSIGLRDYAGNLHESGVHGALLALDENFDHNTLALILQIPTQNTQARQVMEREFNNLLALGTDRKLDDGDDKVFRRAPSWRKRFRPREHHGGGGMLSASAETLPAGFRVSTLGSLQPPPAPPKKIMPEAGTAGAQRLETSTVRTYSC, translated from the exons GAATTTGCCACCTTAACCCGGGAGCTGAGCATGTGTCGGGAACAGCTTCTAGAGCGGGAGGAAGAGATATCAGAGTTGAAAGCAGAACGGAATAACACACGG CTGCTTCTGGAACATCTGGAGTGCCTGGTGTCCCGCCATGAACGGTCACTGCGGATGACTGTGGTGAAGCGCCAGGCCCAGTCACCTTCGGGAGTCTCCAGTGAGGTGGAGGTGCTGAAGGCCCTCAAGTCACTGTTTGAGCACCACAAGGCCCTGGATGAGAAG GTGCGAGAGCGGCTCCGGGCAGCGCTGGAGCGAGTCACCACCTTGGAGGAGCAGCTGGCAGGTGCCCACCAGCAG GTGTCTGCCCTGCAGCAGGGGGCAGGGGTGCTGGATGGAGCGGCAGAAGAGGAGGGGACTGTGGAGCTGGGGCCAAAACGCCTGTGGAAG GAGGATGCGGGCCGGGTGGAGGAGCTGCAGGAGCTCCTGGAGAAGCAGAACTTTGAGTTGAGCCAGGCCCGGGAGCGACTGGTCACCCTGACAGCAACCGTGACTGAACTCGAGGAGGACCTGGGCACGGCCCGCCGGGACCTCATCAAGTCGGAGGAGCTGAGCAGCAAGCATCAGCGGGACCTCCGGGAG GCTCTGGCCCAGAAGGAGGACATGGAAGAGCGGATTACTACACTGGAGAAGCGCTACCTGGCTGCTCAGCGTGAGGCAACATCCATCCATGACCTCAATGACAAGCTGGAGAATGAGTTGGCCAACAAGGAGTCCCTGCACCGCCAG GCTGAAGAACGACATGGCAACATTGAGGAGCACCTGCGGCAGCTGGAGGGACAGCTGGAGGAGAAGAACCAGGAGCTGGCACGG GTGCGCCAGCGGGAAAAGATGAACGAGGACCACAACAAGCGGCTGTCGGACACAGTGGACCGGCTGCTCAGCGAGTCCAACGAGCGTCTACAGCTCCACCTGAAGGAGCGCATGGCAGCCCTGGAGGAGAAG AACACGTTgatccaggagttggagagctcCCAGCGGCAGATTGAGGAGCAGCACCACCACAAG GGCCGCCTGTCTGAAGAGATTGAGAAGCTGCGCCAAGAGGTGGACCAGCTGAAGGGCCGAGGGGGCCCGTTTGTGGATGGCGTGCACTCCAG GTCGCACATGGGCAGTGCAGCAGACGTGCGGTTCTCCCTGGGCACAACCACACACGCACCCCCAGGCGTGCATCGCCGCTACTCGGCATTGAGGGAAGAGTCTGCCAAG GACTGGGAGACTTCTCCGTTGCCTGGGATGCTGGCCCCGGCAGCCGCCCCTGCCTTTGACAGTGACCCTGAGATCTCCGACGCAGATGAGGATGAGCCAGGGGGTCTGGTGGGCTCTGCGGACGTTGTCTCCCCCAGCGGCCACTCAGATGCCCAGACCCTGGCCATGATGCTGCAGGAGCAGCTGGATGCCATCAATGAGGAAATCAG GATGATTCAGGAAGAGAAGGAGTCCACGGAGCTCCGGGCAGAGGAGATTGAGACACGTGTGACCAGTGGCAGCATGGAGGCCCTAAACCTGAAGCAGCTGCGCAAGCGCGGTTCCATCCCCACCTCTCTGACAGCCCTGTCCCTGGCCAGCGCGTCCCCACCACTCAGCGGCCGCTCTACACCTAAGCTCACCTCCCGCAGTGCTGCCCAGGACCTGGACCGAATGGGGGTCATGACCCTG CCCAGTGACTTAAGAAAGCATAGGAGGAAGCTGCTG TCGCCAGTGTCTCGGGAAGAGAACCGAGAGGATAAAGCCACCATAAAATGTGAGacttctcctccttcctcacccAGGACGCTGCGGCTAGAGAAGCTTGGCCACCCAGCCCTGAGCCAGGAAGAAGGCAAGAG TGCCTTGGAGGATCAGGGCAGCAAccccagcagcagcaacagcagcagccagGACTCCCTGCACAAGGGCGCCAAGCGCAAGGGCATCAAGTCTTCCATTGGCCGCCTGtttgggaagaaggagaagggcaGGCTGATCCAGCTGAGTCGGGATGGAGCCACAGGCCATG TTCTGCTAACAGACTCCGAGTTCAGTATGCAGGAGCCTATGGTGCCTGCCAAGCTGGGGACCCAGGCAGAGAAGGACCGGCGGCTAAAGAAGAA ACACCAGCTGCTTGAAGATGCCCGCAGGAAAGGAATGCCCTTTGCCCAGTGGGATGGTCCTACTGTGGTCTCCTGGTTGGAG CTCTGGGTGGGGATGCCTGCCTGGTACGTGGCAGCCTGCCGGGCCAACGTCAAGAGTGGTGCCATCATGTCCGCTCTGTCGGACACAGAGATCCAGCGGGAGATCGGCATCAGCAATGCCCTGCACCGACTCAAGCTCCGCCTGGCCATTCAGGAGATGGTGTCACTGACCAGCCCCTCTGCCCCGCCCACCTCCAGGACT TCTTCTGGGAATGTCTGGGTCACCCATGAAGAGATGGAAACTCTGGAAACATCTACTAAAACA GACAGTGAGGAGGGCAGCTGGGCTCAG ACCCTGGCCTATGGGGACATGAACCATGAGTGGATTGGGAATGAATGGCTGCCTAGCCTGGGGCTCCCGCAGTACCGCAGCTACTTCATGGAGTGCCTGGTGGACGCCCGCATGCTGGACCACCTCACCAAGAAGGACCTGCGGGTCCACCTGAAGATGGTGGACAGCTTCCATCG AACCAGTCTTCAGTATGGCATCATGTGTCTGAAGAGGCTGAATTATGACCGGAAGGAGCTGGAGAAGAGGCGAGAGGAGAGCCAGCACGAGATCAAGG ATGTGCTAGTCTGGACCAACGACCAGGTGGTTCATTGGGTTCAGTCTATTGGGCTCCGGGATTATGCCGGAAACCTGCATGAGAGTGGTGTGCATGGAGCCTTGCTGGCCCTGGACGAGAACTTTGACCACAACACACTGGCCCTGATCCTTCAGATCCCCACACAGAACACCCAG GCACGCCAGGTGATGGAAAGAGAGTTCAATAACCTGTTGGCCTTGGGCACAGACCGGAAGCTGGATGAC GGGGATGACAAGGTGTTCCGCCGCGCGCCCTCCTGGAGGAAGCGCTTCCGGCCGCGGGAGCACCACGGTGGCGGCGGCATGCTCAGCGCCTCGGCGGAGACCCTCCCGGCGGGCTTCCGTGTGTCCACCCTGGGGTCCCTGCAGCCCCCACCGGCCCCGCCAAAGAAGATCATGCCTGAAG CCGGGACGGCGGGGGCGCAGAGACTGGAGACCTCCACGGTTCGGACCTACTCCTGCTGA
- the PPFIA4 gene encoding liprin-alpha-4 isoform X9, producing MCEVMPTINEGDPLGPPLGADADANFEQLMVNMLDEREKLLESLRESQETLAATQSRLQDALHERDQLQRHLNSALPQEFATLTRELSMCREQLLEREEEISELKAERNNTRLLLEHLECLVSRHERSLRMTVVKRQAQSPSGVSSEVEVLKALKSLFEHHKALDEKVRERLRAALERVTTLEEQLAGAHQQVSALQQGAGVLDGAAEEEGTVELGPKRLWKEDAGRVEELQELLEKQNFELSQARERLVTLTATVTELEEDLGTARRDLIKSEELSSKHQRDLREALAQKEDMEERITTLEKRYLAAQREATSIHDLNDKLENELANKESLHRQAEERHGNIEEHLRQLEGQLEEKNQELARVRQREKMNEDHNKRLSDTVDRLLSESNERLQLHLKERMAALEEKGRLSEEIEKLRQEVDQLKGRGGPFVDGVHSRSHMGSAADVRFSLGTTTHAPPGVHRRYSALREESAKDWETSPLPGMLAPAAAPAFDSDPEISDADEDEPGGLVGSADVVSPSGHSDAQTLAMMLQEQLDAINEEIRMIQEEKESTELRAEEIETRVTSGSMEALNLKQLRKRGSIPTSLTALSLASASPPLSGRSTPKLTSRSAAQDLDRMGVMTLPSDLRKHRRKLLSPVSREENREDKATIKCETSPPSSPRTLRLEKLGHPALSQEEGKSALEDQGSNPSSSNSSSQDSLHKGAKRKGIKSSIGRLFGKKEKGRLIQLSRDGATGHVLLTDSEFSMQEPMVPAKLGTQAEKDRRLKKKHQLLEDARRKGMPFAQWDGPTVVSWLELWVGMPAWYVAACRANVKSGAIMSALSDTEIQREIGISNALHRLKLRLAIQEMVSLTSPSAPPTSRTSSGNVWVTHEEMETLETSTKTDSEEGSWAQTLAYGDMNHEWIGNEWLPSLGLPQYRSYFMECLVDARMLDHLTKKDLRVHLKMVDSFHRTSLQYGIMCLKRLNYDRKELEKRREESQHEIKDVLVWTNDQVVHWVQSIGLRDYAGNLHESGVHGALLALDENFDHNTLALILQIPTQNTQARQVMEREFNNLLALGTDRKLDDGDDKVFRRAPSWRKRFRPREHHGGGGMLSASAETLPAGFRVSTLGSLQPPPAPPKKIMPEAGTAGAQRLETSTVRTYSC from the exons GAATTTGCCACCTTAACCCGGGAGCTGAGCATGTGTCGGGAACAGCTTCTAGAGCGGGAGGAAGAGATATCAGAGTTGAAAGCAGAACGGAATAACACACGG CTGCTTCTGGAACATCTGGAGTGCCTGGTGTCCCGCCATGAACGGTCACTGCGGATGACTGTGGTGAAGCGCCAGGCCCAGTCACCTTCGGGAGTCTCCAGTGAGGTGGAGGTGCTGAAGGCCCTCAAGTCACTGTTTGAGCACCACAAGGCCCTGGATGAGAAG GTGCGAGAGCGGCTCCGGGCAGCGCTGGAGCGAGTCACCACCTTGGAGGAGCAGCTGGCAGGTGCCCACCAGCAG GTGTCTGCCCTGCAGCAGGGGGCAGGGGTGCTGGATGGAGCGGCAGAAGAGGAGGGGACTGTGGAGCTGGGGCCAAAACGCCTGTGGAAG GAGGATGCGGGCCGGGTGGAGGAGCTGCAGGAGCTCCTGGAGAAGCAGAACTTTGAGTTGAGCCAGGCCCGGGAGCGACTGGTCACCCTGACAGCAACCGTGACTGAACTCGAGGAGGACCTGGGCACGGCCCGCCGGGACCTCATCAAGTCGGAGGAGCTGAGCAGCAAGCATCAGCGGGACCTCCGGGAG GCTCTGGCCCAGAAGGAGGACATGGAAGAGCGGATTACTACACTGGAGAAGCGCTACCTGGCTGCTCAGCGTGAGGCAACATCCATCCATGACCTCAATGACAAGCTGGAGAATGAGTTGGCCAACAAGGAGTCCCTGCACCGCCAG GCTGAAGAACGACATGGCAACATTGAGGAGCACCTGCGGCAGCTGGAGGGACAGCTGGAGGAGAAGAACCAGGAGCTGGCACGG GTGCGCCAGCGGGAAAAGATGAACGAGGACCACAACAAGCGGCTGTCGGACACAGTGGACCGGCTGCTCAGCGAGTCCAACGAGCGTCTACAGCTCCACCTGAAGGAGCGCATGGCAGCCCTGGAGGAGAAG GGCCGCCTGTCTGAAGAGATTGAGAAGCTGCGCCAAGAGGTGGACCAGCTGAAGGGCCGAGGGGGCCCGTTTGTGGATGGCGTGCACTCCAG GTCGCACATGGGCAGTGCAGCAGACGTGCGGTTCTCCCTGGGCACAACCACACACGCACCCCCAGGCGTGCATCGCCGCTACTCGGCATTGAGGGAAGAGTCTGCCAAG GACTGGGAGACTTCTCCGTTGCCTGGGATGCTGGCCCCGGCAGCCGCCCCTGCCTTTGACAGTGACCCTGAGATCTCCGACGCAGATGAGGATGAGCCAGGGGGTCTGGTGGGCTCTGCGGACGTTGTCTCCCCCAGCGGCCACTCAGATGCCCAGACCCTGGCCATGATGCTGCAGGAGCAGCTGGATGCCATCAATGAGGAAATCAG GATGATTCAGGAAGAGAAGGAGTCCACGGAGCTCCGGGCAGAGGAGATTGAGACACGTGTGACCAGTGGCAGCATGGAGGCCCTAAACCTGAAGCAGCTGCGCAAGCGCGGTTCCATCCCCACCTCTCTGACAGCCCTGTCCCTGGCCAGCGCGTCCCCACCACTCAGCGGCCGCTCTACACCTAAGCTCACCTCCCGCAGTGCTGCCCAGGACCTGGACCGAATGGGGGTCATGACCCTG CCCAGTGACTTAAGAAAGCATAGGAGGAAGCTGCTG TCGCCAGTGTCTCGGGAAGAGAACCGAGAGGATAAAGCCACCATAAAATGTGAGacttctcctccttcctcacccAGGACGCTGCGGCTAGAGAAGCTTGGCCACCCAGCCCTGAGCCAGGAAGAAGGCAAGAG TGCCTTGGAGGATCAGGGCAGCAAccccagcagcagcaacagcagcagccagGACTCCCTGCACAAGGGCGCCAAGCGCAAGGGCATCAAGTCTTCCATTGGCCGCCTGtttgggaagaaggagaagggcaGGCTGATCCAGCTGAGTCGGGATGGAGCCACAGGCCATG TTCTGCTAACAGACTCCGAGTTCAGTATGCAGGAGCCTATGGTGCCTGCCAAGCTGGGGACCCAGGCAGAGAAGGACCGGCGGCTAAAGAAGAA ACACCAGCTGCTTGAAGATGCCCGCAGGAAAGGAATGCCCTTTGCCCAGTGGGATGGTCCTACTGTGGTCTCCTGGTTGGAG CTCTGGGTGGGGATGCCTGCCTGGTACGTGGCAGCCTGCCGGGCCAACGTCAAGAGTGGTGCCATCATGTCCGCTCTGTCGGACACAGAGATCCAGCGGGAGATCGGCATCAGCAATGCCCTGCACCGACTCAAGCTCCGCCTGGCCATTCAGGAGATGGTGTCACTGACCAGCCCCTCTGCCCCGCCCACCTCCAGGACT TCTTCTGGGAATGTCTGGGTCACCCATGAAGAGATGGAAACTCTGGAAACATCTACTAAAACA GACAGTGAGGAGGGCAGCTGGGCTCAG ACCCTGGCCTATGGGGACATGAACCATGAGTGGATTGGGAATGAATGGCTGCCTAGCCTGGGGCTCCCGCAGTACCGCAGCTACTTCATGGAGTGCCTGGTGGACGCCCGCATGCTGGACCACCTCACCAAGAAGGACCTGCGGGTCCACCTGAAGATGGTGGACAGCTTCCATCG AACCAGTCTTCAGTATGGCATCATGTGTCTGAAGAGGCTGAATTATGACCGGAAGGAGCTGGAGAAGAGGCGAGAGGAGAGCCAGCACGAGATCAAGG ATGTGCTAGTCTGGACCAACGACCAGGTGGTTCATTGGGTTCAGTCTATTGGGCTCCGGGATTATGCCGGAAACCTGCATGAGAGTGGTGTGCATGGAGCCTTGCTGGCCCTGGACGAGAACTTTGACCACAACACACTGGCCCTGATCCTTCAGATCCCCACACAGAACACCCAG GCACGCCAGGTGATGGAAAGAGAGTTCAATAACCTGTTGGCCTTGGGCACAGACCGGAAGCTGGATGAC GGGGATGACAAGGTGTTCCGCCGCGCGCCCTCCTGGAGGAAGCGCTTCCGGCCGCGGGAGCACCACGGTGGCGGCGGCATGCTCAGCGCCTCGGCGGAGACCCTCCCGGCGGGCTTCCGTGTGTCCACCCTGGGGTCCCTGCAGCCCCCACCGGCCCCGCCAAAGAAGATCATGCCTGAAG CCGGGACGGCGGGGGCGCAGAGACTGGAGACCTCCACGGTTCGGACCTACTCCTGCTGA
- the PPFIA4 gene encoding liprin-alpha-4 isoform X3, with amino-acid sequence MCEVMPTINEGDPLGPPLGADADANFEQLMVNMLDEREKLLESLRESQETLAATQSRLQDALHERDQLQRHLNSALPQEFATLTRELSMCREQLLEREEEISELKAERNNTRLLLEHLECLVSRHERSLRMTVVKRQAQSPSGVSSEVEVLKALKSLFEHHKALDEKVRERLRAALERVTTLEEQLAGAHQQVSALQQGAGVLDGAAEEEGTVELGPKRLWKEDAGRVEELQELLEKQNFELSQARERLVTLTATVTELEEDLGTARRDLIKSEELSSKHQRDLREALAQKEDMEERITTLEKRYLAAQREATSIHDLNDKLENELANKESLHRQCEEKARHLQELLEVAEQKLQQTMRKAETLPEVEAELAQRIAALTKAEERHGNIEEHLRQLEGQLEEKNQELARVRQREKMNEDHNKRLSDTVDRLLSESNERLQLHLKERMAALEEKNTLIQELESSQRQIEEQHHHKGRLSEEIEKLRQEVDQLKGRGGPFVDGVHSRSHMGSAADVRFSLGTTTHAPPGVHRRYSALREESAKDWETSPLPGMLAPAAAPAFDSDPEISDADEDEPGGLVGSADVVSPSGHSDAQTLAMMLQEQLDAINEEIRMIQEEKESTELRAEEIETRVTSGSMEALNLKQLRKRGSIPTSLTALSLASASPPLSGRSTPKLTSRSAAQDLDRMGVMTLPSDLRKHRRKLLSPVSREENREDKATIKCETSPPSSPRTLRLEKLGHPALSQEEGKSALEDQGSNPSSSNSSSQDSLHKGAKRKGIKSSIGRLFGKKEKGRLIQLSRDGATGHVLLTDSEFSMQEPMVPAKLGTQAEKDRRLKKKHQLLEDARRKGMPFAQWDGPTVVSWLELWVGMPAWYVAACRANVKSGAIMSALSDTEIQREIGISNALHRLKLRLAIQEMVSLTSPSAPPTSRTSSGNVWVTHEEMETLETSTKTTLAYGDMNHEWIGNEWLPSLGLPQYRSYFMECLVDARMLDHLTKKDLRVHLKMVDSFHRTSLQYGIMCLKRLNYDRKELEKRREESQHEIKDVLVWTNDQVVHWVQSIGLRDYAGNLHESGVHGALLALDENFDHNTLALILQIPTQNTQARQVMEREFNNLLALGTDRKLDDGDDKVFRRAPSWRKRFRPREHHGGGGMLSASAETLPAGFRVSTLGSLQPPPAPPKKIMPEAGTAGAQRLETSTVRTYSC; translated from the exons GAATTTGCCACCTTAACCCGGGAGCTGAGCATGTGTCGGGAACAGCTTCTAGAGCGGGAGGAAGAGATATCAGAGTTGAAAGCAGAACGGAATAACACACGG CTGCTTCTGGAACATCTGGAGTGCCTGGTGTCCCGCCATGAACGGTCACTGCGGATGACTGTGGTGAAGCGCCAGGCCCAGTCACCTTCGGGAGTCTCCAGTGAGGTGGAGGTGCTGAAGGCCCTCAAGTCACTGTTTGAGCACCACAAGGCCCTGGATGAGAAG GTGCGAGAGCGGCTCCGGGCAGCGCTGGAGCGAGTCACCACCTTGGAGGAGCAGCTGGCAGGTGCCCACCAGCAG GTGTCTGCCCTGCAGCAGGGGGCAGGGGTGCTGGATGGAGCGGCAGAAGAGGAGGGGACTGTGGAGCTGGGGCCAAAACGCCTGTGGAAG GAGGATGCGGGCCGGGTGGAGGAGCTGCAGGAGCTCCTGGAGAAGCAGAACTTTGAGTTGAGCCAGGCCCGGGAGCGACTGGTCACCCTGACAGCAACCGTGACTGAACTCGAGGAGGACCTGGGCACGGCCCGCCGGGACCTCATCAAGTCGGAGGAGCTGAGCAGCAAGCATCAGCGGGACCTCCGGGAG GCTCTGGCCCAGAAGGAGGACATGGAAGAGCGGATTACTACACTGGAGAAGCGCTACCTGGCTGCTCAGCGTGAGGCAACATCCATCCATGACCTCAATGACAAGCTGGAGAATGAGTTGGCCAACAAGGAGTCCCTGCACCGCCAG TGTGAGGAGAAGGCCCGACACCTGCAGGAGCTGCTGGAGGTGGCAGAGCAGAAGCTGCAGCAGACGATGCGCAAGGCAGAGACGCTgccagaggtggaggctgagcTGGCCCAGAGAATTGCAGCCCTCACCAAG GCTGAAGAACGACATGGCAACATTGAGGAGCACCTGCGGCAGCTGGAGGGACAGCTGGAGGAGAAGAACCAGGAGCTGGCACGG GTGCGCCAGCGGGAAAAGATGAACGAGGACCACAACAAGCGGCTGTCGGACACAGTGGACCGGCTGCTCAGCGAGTCCAACGAGCGTCTACAGCTCCACCTGAAGGAGCGCATGGCAGCCCTGGAGGAGAAG AACACGTTgatccaggagttggagagctcCCAGCGGCAGATTGAGGAGCAGCACCACCACAAG GGCCGCCTGTCTGAAGAGATTGAGAAGCTGCGCCAAGAGGTGGACCAGCTGAAGGGCCGAGGGGGCCCGTTTGTGGATGGCGTGCACTCCAG GTCGCACATGGGCAGTGCAGCAGACGTGCGGTTCTCCCTGGGCACAACCACACACGCACCCCCAGGCGTGCATCGCCGCTACTCGGCATTGAGGGAAGAGTCTGCCAAG GACTGGGAGACTTCTCCGTTGCCTGGGATGCTGGCCCCGGCAGCCGCCCCTGCCTTTGACAGTGACCCTGAGATCTCCGACGCAGATGAGGATGAGCCAGGGGGTCTGGTGGGCTCTGCGGACGTTGTCTCCCCCAGCGGCCACTCAGATGCCCAGACCCTGGCCATGATGCTGCAGGAGCAGCTGGATGCCATCAATGAGGAAATCAG GATGATTCAGGAAGAGAAGGAGTCCACGGAGCTCCGGGCAGAGGAGATTGAGACACGTGTGACCAGTGGCAGCATGGAGGCCCTAAACCTGAAGCAGCTGCGCAAGCGCGGTTCCATCCCCACCTCTCTGACAGCCCTGTCCCTGGCCAGCGCGTCCCCACCACTCAGCGGCCGCTCTACACCTAAGCTCACCTCCCGCAGTGCTGCCCAGGACCTGGACCGAATGGGGGTCATGACCCTG CCCAGTGACTTAAGAAAGCATAGGAGGAAGCTGCTG TCGCCAGTGTCTCGGGAAGAGAACCGAGAGGATAAAGCCACCATAAAATGTGAGacttctcctccttcctcacccAGGACGCTGCGGCTAGAGAAGCTTGGCCACCCAGCCCTGAGCCAGGAAGAAGGCAAGAG TGCCTTGGAGGATCAGGGCAGCAAccccagcagcagcaacagcagcagccagGACTCCCTGCACAAGGGCGCCAAGCGCAAGGGCATCAAGTCTTCCATTGGCCGCCTGtttgggaagaaggagaagggcaGGCTGATCCAGCTGAGTCGGGATGGAGCCACAGGCCATG TTCTGCTAACAGACTCCGAGTTCAGTATGCAGGAGCCTATGGTGCCTGCCAAGCTGGGGACCCAGGCAGAGAAGGACCGGCGGCTAAAGAAGAA ACACCAGCTGCTTGAAGATGCCCGCAGGAAAGGAATGCCCTTTGCCCAGTGGGATGGTCCTACTGTGGTCTCCTGGTTGGAG CTCTGGGTGGGGATGCCTGCCTGGTACGTGGCAGCCTGCCGGGCCAACGTCAAGAGTGGTGCCATCATGTCCGCTCTGTCGGACACAGAGATCCAGCGGGAGATCGGCATCAGCAATGCCCTGCACCGACTCAAGCTCCGCCTGGCCATTCAGGAGATGGTGTCACTGACCAGCCCCTCTGCCCCGCCCACCTCCAGGACT TCTTCTGGGAATGTCTGGGTCACCCATGAAGAGATGGAAACTCTGGAAACATCTACTAAAACA ACCCTGGCCTATGGGGACATGAACCATGAGTGGATTGGGAATGAATGGCTGCCTAGCCTGGGGCTCCCGCAGTACCGCAGCTACTTCATGGAGTGCCTGGTGGACGCCCGCATGCTGGACCACCTCACCAAGAAGGACCTGCGGGTCCACCTGAAGATGGTGGACAGCTTCCATCG AACCAGTCTTCAGTATGGCATCATGTGTCTGAAGAGGCTGAATTATGACCGGAAGGAGCTGGAGAAGAGGCGAGAGGAGAGCCAGCACGAGATCAAGG ATGTGCTAGTCTGGACCAACGACCAGGTGGTTCATTGGGTTCAGTCTATTGGGCTCCGGGATTATGCCGGAAACCTGCATGAGAGTGGTGTGCATGGAGCCTTGCTGGCCCTGGACGAGAACTTTGACCACAACACACTGGCCCTGATCCTTCAGATCCCCACACAGAACACCCAG GCACGCCAGGTGATGGAAAGAGAGTTCAATAACCTGTTGGCCTTGGGCACAGACCGGAAGCTGGATGAC GGGGATGACAAGGTGTTCCGCCGCGCGCCCTCCTGGAGGAAGCGCTTCCGGCCGCGGGAGCACCACGGTGGCGGCGGCATGCTCAGCGCCTCGGCGGAGACCCTCCCGGCGGGCTTCCGTGTGTCCACCCTGGGGTCCCTGCAGCCCCCACCGGCCCCGCCAAAGAAGATCATGCCTGAAG CCGGGACGGCGGGGGCGCAGAGACTGGAGACCTCCACGGTTCGGACCTACTCCTGCTGA